A genomic window from Phoenix dactylifera cultivar Barhee BC4 unplaced genomic scaffold, palm_55x_up_171113_PBpolish2nd_filt_p 000007F, whole genome shotgun sequence includes:
- the LOC113461272 gene encoding cycloartenol-C-24-methyltransferase 1-like isoform X2 codes for MYENYHGYFGGDEETRKANYNDMVNKYYDLVTSFYEYGWGESFHFAPRWKGESLKESIKRHEHFIALQLGLKRGMKVLDVGCGIGGPLREIARFSFASITGLCNSEYQITRGKELNQLAGLSESCNMVEGDFMKMPFPDNTFDAIYAIEATCHAPDVLGCYKEIYRALKPGQCFAAYEWCLTDHFDPTNESHQKTKALIELGDGLPDIRTTNECLEAVRLAGFEVVWAKDFALDSPVPWYLPLDPRRLSMTSFRLTAVGRVITKSIVKTLEFVRLAPAGTGRVSSVLDKAAEGLVEGGRKEIFTPNYFFLARKPL; via the exons AT gTATGAGAACTATCATGGCTATTTTGGAGGGGATGAGGAAACAAGAAAAGCCAACTACAATGACATG GTAAACAAGTACTATGATCTTGTAACAAGCTTCTATGAATATGGCTGGGGAGAGTCCTTCCATTTTGCTCCCCG ATGGAAAGGGGAATCATTAAAAGAAAGCATCAAGCGCCACGAGCATTTTATTGCGCTACAACTAGGCTTGAAAAGGGGAATGAAG GTTTTGGATGTGGGTTGTGGAATTGGTGGACCACTACGGGAAATTGCTAGATTTAG CTTTGCATCCATTACCGGATTGTGCAACAGTGAGTACCAGATAACAAGAGGCAAG GAGCTAAACCAGCTAGCAGGATTGAGTGAGTCTTGCAACATGGTTGAG GGCGACTTCATGAAAATGCCATTCCCCGATAACACTTTTGATGCGATATATGCTATAGAAGCAACATGTCATGCACCAGATGTG CTTGGTTGCTATAAGGAGATTTATAGAGCACTGAAGCCTGGCCAGTGTTTTGCGGCCTATGAGTGGTGCTTGACCGATCACTTTGATCCGACGAATGAAAGTCATCAGAAAACTAAGGCTCTAATCGAGCTTGGTGATGGTCTCCCTGACATAAGAACTACAAACGAATGCCTTGAAGCCGTAAGGCTTGCTGGATTTGAG GTCGTATGGGCGAAGGATTTTGCATTAGATTCTCCTGTGCCATGGTATTTGCCCTTGGATCCGAGGCGTCTCTCCATGACAAGCTTTCGATTGACTGCTGTTGGACGTGTCATTACCAAATCTATC GTCAAGACACTAGAATTTGTGCGTCTTGCTCCGGCGGGAACTGGGAGAGTATCATCAGTGCTGGACAAGGCTGCTGAAGGgcttgtggaaggtggaag GAAAGAAATTTTCACCCCGAATTACTTCTTCCTTGCCCGGAAACCCCTTTGA
- the LOC113461272 gene encoding cycloartenol-C-24-methyltransferase 1-like isoform X1 — MSKSGALDLAFGVGGRMDKKEVKSAVEQYENYHGYFGGDEETRKANYNDMVNKYYDLVTSFYEYGWGESFHFAPRWKGESLKESIKRHEHFIALQLGLKRGMKVLDVGCGIGGPLREIARFSFASITGLCNSEYQITRGKELNQLAGLSESCNMVEGDFMKMPFPDNTFDAIYAIEATCHAPDVLGCYKEIYRALKPGQCFAAYEWCLTDHFDPTNESHQKTKALIELGDGLPDIRTTNECLEAVRLAGFEVVWAKDFALDSPVPWYLPLDPRRLSMTSFRLTAVGRVITKSIVKTLEFVRLAPAGTGRVSSVLDKAAEGLVEGGRKEIFTPNYFFLARKPL; from the exons ATGTCGAAGTCAGGAGCTCTGGATCTTGCTTTTGGTGTGGGAGGAAGGATGGACAAGAAGGAAGTTAAATCGGCAGTGGAGCA gTATGAGAACTATCATGGCTATTTTGGAGGGGATGAGGAAACAAGAAAAGCCAACTACAATGACATG GTAAACAAGTACTATGATCTTGTAACAAGCTTCTATGAATATGGCTGGGGAGAGTCCTTCCATTTTGCTCCCCG ATGGAAAGGGGAATCATTAAAAGAAAGCATCAAGCGCCACGAGCATTTTATTGCGCTACAACTAGGCTTGAAAAGGGGAATGAAG GTTTTGGATGTGGGTTGTGGAATTGGTGGACCACTACGGGAAATTGCTAGATTTAG CTTTGCATCCATTACCGGATTGTGCAACAGTGAGTACCAGATAACAAGAGGCAAG GAGCTAAACCAGCTAGCAGGATTGAGTGAGTCTTGCAACATGGTTGAG GGCGACTTCATGAAAATGCCATTCCCCGATAACACTTTTGATGCGATATATGCTATAGAAGCAACATGTCATGCACCAGATGTG CTTGGTTGCTATAAGGAGATTTATAGAGCACTGAAGCCTGGCCAGTGTTTTGCGGCCTATGAGTGGTGCTTGACCGATCACTTTGATCCGACGAATGAAAGTCATCAGAAAACTAAGGCTCTAATCGAGCTTGGTGATGGTCTCCCTGACATAAGAACTACAAACGAATGCCTTGAAGCCGTAAGGCTTGCTGGATTTGAG GTCGTATGGGCGAAGGATTTTGCATTAGATTCTCCTGTGCCATGGTATTTGCCCTTGGATCCGAGGCGTCTCTCCATGACAAGCTTTCGATTGACTGCTGTTGGACGTGTCATTACCAAATCTATC GTCAAGACACTAGAATTTGTGCGTCTTGCTCCGGCGGGAACTGGGAGAGTATCATCAGTGCTGGACAAGGCTGCTGAAGGgcttgtggaaggtggaag GAAAGAAATTTTCACCCCGAATTACTTCTTCCTTGCCCGGAAACCCCTTTGA